The following coding sequences are from one Rutidosis leptorrhynchoides isolate AG116_Rl617_1_P2 chromosome 11, CSIRO_AGI_Rlap_v1, whole genome shotgun sequence window:
- the LOC139875630 gene encoding uncharacterized protein: MSFGLTNAPAVFMDLMNRVCKPYLDKFIIVFIDDFLIYSKDKDEHEQHLRFVLQLLEREQLYAKFSKSGFWLDSVQFLGHVVNREGKANIVAHALIRKERVKPPRVRSLNMTIQTNLMSRIQDVQMEAMKEENVKKEGISEKDKKFEIKGDGTRNFVDRIWIPEFGGLRELVMDETHKTKYLIHPGFGKMYHDLKEFYWWPNMKAEIATYVGKCLTCSKVKTKNQKPLGLLHQPEIPERKWEKITMDFTIDTIWVVVDRPEIIHETTEKIFQIQERLKTTRSRQNSFADVRRKSLEFQVGDIVMLKVSPWKGVIRIGKRGKLSPRYVGTFEVIERIGPVVYRLKLPQELSGIHNSFHVSNLKKCLSDENLVIPLDELSIDNKLYFVEEPVEVMDREVKRLKHSRIAIVKVRWNARRGPEFTWERVDHIRQKYPHLLDNRSTS, encoded by the exons atgtcgtttggtttaaccaaCGCCCCAGCAGTATTTATGGATCTGATGAACAGAGTATGTAAGCCATATCTAGATAAATTTATCATAGTATTTATCGATGAttttttgatctactccaaggatAAGGATGAACACGAGCAACATTTGAGATTCGTTCTGCAACTTTTGGAAAGAGAGcagttatatgctaaattttcaaagagtGGTTTCTGGCTCGATTCagtccaatttttgggtcatgtggtTAATAGAGAAG GGAAAGCAAACATTGTAGCTCATGCATTGATTCGCAAGGAAAGGGTTAAACCTCCAAGAGTTAGGTCATTGAATATGACTATTCAAACAAACCTTATGTCTCGTATTCAAGATGTACAAATGGAAGCTATGAAGGAAGAGAACGTGAAAAAGGAAGGAATTAGTGAGAAAGATAAGAAGTTTGAGATTAAGGGTGACGGAACCCGAAATTTTGTAGACAGAATTTGGATTCCagagtttggtggattgagagagctTGTGATGGATGAAACACACAAGACGAAATATTTAATTCATCCAGGGTTTGGGAAAATGTATCATGACCTAAAggaattttattggtggccgaacatgaaGGCTGAGATTGCAACTTATGTAGGAAAATGCTTAACATGTTCGAAGGTCAAAACTAAAAATCAGAAACCATTAGGGTTATTAcatcaacctgagattcccgaacgAAAGTGGGAAAAGATTACAATGGACTTTACCATAGACAccatttgggtagtagttgatc GACCAGAGATTATCCATGAGACAACCGAGAAGATCTTTCAGATTCAAGAAAGATTAAAGACGACAAGAAGTAGGCAGAATAGCTTTGCCGATGTTCGAAGAAAATCTttggaatttcaagtgggtgacatagtcatgcttaaagtatctccATGGAAAGGAGTAATAAGGATTGGGAAGCGAGGAAAGCTAAGCCCAAGATATGTAGGCACTTTTGAAGTTATTGAAAGGATTGGTCCAGTTGTATATAGATTGAAACTACCACAAGAGCTTAGTGGTATTCATAATTCTTTTCATgtttcgaacttgaagaagtgtttatcAGATGAGAATTTAGTGATTCCTTTAGATGAACTAAGTATCGACAACAAGTTGTATTTTGTCGAGGAACCAGTAGAAGTGATGGATCGTGAAGTGAAAAGATTGAAGCATAGTAGGATTGcaattgttaaagttcgttggaatgcccggAGAGGTCCAGAGTTCACATGGGAACGTGTGGACCATATAAGGCAGAAATATCCTCATCTGCTCGATAATCGAAGTACCTcctaa